One genomic segment of bacterium includes these proteins:
- a CDS encoding MotA/TolQ/ExbB proton channel family protein, which produces MNPLSTFAEFFRTGGPFMYVILLTGVLILGLALERFWVIGRAASVRGGRLTADVLRLVGNGDLAGAADLCRKVKGPVAQVAHAILTRNSRDEDHLLHAAENEAVLVLPSLSRRLPFLSILANSATLLGLLGTIFGLTTAFSAVDAADPSQRSAFLAAGISQALNTTSFGLIVAVPSLWVHGFLVSKVEGVVDDVDQISARLIKALVRRGGEVPADRKAA; this is translated from the coding sequence ATGAATCCGTTGTCGACGTTTGCCGAATTCTTCCGGACCGGTGGTCCGTTCATGTACGTGATCCTGCTGACGGGCGTGCTCATTCTCGGCCTGGCGCTCGAGCGCTTCTGGGTGATCGGCCGCGCGGCCTCGGTGCGCGGCGGCCGGCTCACCGCCGACGTGCTGCGCCTGGTGGGCAACGGCGACCTGGCCGGCGCCGCCGACCTCTGCCGCAAGGTGAAGGGGCCGGTGGCCCAGGTGGCCCACGCGATCCTGACGCGCAACTCCCGCGACGAGGACCACCTGCTGCACGCGGCGGAGAACGAGGCGGTGCTGGTGCTGCCGTCCCTCTCGCGTCGCCTGCCCTTCCTGAGCATCCTGGCCAACTCGGCGACCCTGCTCGGCCTGCTCGGCACGATCTTCGGCCTGACGACGGCCTTCTCCGCCGTCGACGCCGCCGATCCGAGCCAGCGCTCGGCCTTCCTGGCCGCGGGCATCTCGCAGGCCCTGAACACCACCTCGTTCGGCCTGATCGTCGCCGTGCCCAGCCTGTGGGTGCACGGCTTCCTGGTCAGCAAGGTCGAGGGCGTGGTCGACGACGTCGACCAGATCAGCGCCCGCCTGATCAAGGCGCTCGTGCGCCGCGGCGGCGAGGTCCCGGCCGACCGGAAGGCCGCCTGA